A window from Flavobacterium sp. 83 encodes these proteins:
- a CDS encoding DUF6452 family protein, producing MKKLLLLVFAIALSFSSCEKDDICDANTPTTPRLVIAFYDYDNPSVLKTVTNLKVVGAGMTDGIVFNATATDDSKYLTSGSTISIPLKTNEDTTSYSFTLNYGNTNASFVNQDNIKFDYTRKELFVSRACGFKTNFILNTTNPYTHTDATIADQKWIKYISVEKSNIENENETHIKIFF from the coding sequence ATGAAAAAATTACTTTTACTTGTATTCGCTATAGCGCTATCCTTCTCAAGTTGTGAGAAAGATGATATTTGCGATGCAAATACTCCTACAACACCCAGACTTGTAATTGCATTTTATGATTACGACAATCCTTCCGTTTTAAAAACCGTGACGAATTTGAAAGTTGTTGGCGCAGGAATGACTGATGGAATTGTTTTTAATGCCACTGCTACAGATGATTCTAAATACCTGACCAGCGGAAGTACGATTTCGATTCCATTGAAAACAAACGAAGATACTACCAGCTATAGTTTTACTTTAAATTATGGAAATACTAATGCTTCTTTCGTTAATCAAGACAATATCAAATTTGATTATACCCGAAAAGAACTATTTGTATCAAGAGCCTGTGGTTTTAAAACGAATTTTATTTTAAATACTACAAATCCTTACACACATACTGACGCTACAATAGCTGATCAAAAATGGATAAAATACATCTCGGTTGAAAAAAGTAATATAGAAAACGAAAATGAAACACACATTAAAATATTTTTTTAG
- a CDS encoding DUF6048 family protein: protein MKHTLKYFFSFCLMLSIFLAQAQETNATQKTKMDGVIPEAPKPIVKKNTTEIKNDSIVKTDRYGFRVGIDLYKLTRALYDKNYKGIELVGDYRLTKKYFLAAEVGNENKTTEDDRLNTTAKGTYLKVGFDYNGYENWLNMENIISIGMRYGLSSFSQQLNSYKIYNANPYFGEVPAITSGTKYNGLTASWIEVVAGVKAKVFNNVFVGFSLRLNALVSNKKPDNFDNLYIPGFNRTYNGTFGVGLNYTVTYFIPFYKKKTTTIVPIKVENK from the coding sequence ATGAAACACACATTAAAATATTTTTTTAGTTTTTGCCTCATGTTGTCTATATTCTTGGCTCAAGCCCAAGAGACTAATGCAACTCAAAAAACAAAAATGGACGGAGTGATTCCTGAAGCTCCAAAACCTATAGTTAAAAAAAACACTACCGAAATAAAAAACGATTCTATCGTAAAAACAGACCGTTATGGTTTTCGTGTTGGTATAGATTTATACAAACTAACGCGAGCTCTTTATGATAAAAACTATAAAGGAATAGAATTAGTAGGAGATTATCGATTGACAAAAAAATATTTCTTGGCGGCCGAAGTTGGAAACGAAAATAAAACAACCGAAGATGACCGATTGAATACCACAGCAAAAGGGACTTATCTAAAAGTGGGTTTTGATTACAACGGTTATGAAAACTGGCTAAACATGGAAAATATCATTTCGATAGGAATGCGATATGGTTTAAGCAGTTTTAGCCAACAATTGAATAGTTATAAAATCTATAATGCCAACCCTTATTTTGGTGAAGTACCAGCAATTACATCAGGCACTAAATACAATGGATTAACCGCGAGCTGGATTGAAGTCGTAGCAGGAGTAAAAGCAAAAGTTTTTAATAATGTGTTTGTGGGCTTTAGCCTTCGTTTGAACGCTTTAGTTTCTAATAAAAAACCAGATAATTTTGACAACCTATATATTCCGGGCTTTAACAGAACTTATAATGGTACTTTTGGAGTAGGATTAAATTATACGGTTACTTATTTTATTCCTTTTTACAAAAAAAAGACCACTACAATAGTACCTATAAAAGTAGAAAATAAGTAA
- a CDS encoding SGNH/GDSL hydrolase family protein → MKSTISLYFIIFSILFMGGKAQAQDWPNLNKYQNENTNLKPAEAGQKRIVFMGDSITEFWSVIDGEYFATKPYINRGISGQTTPQMLVRFRADVITLKPTAVVILAGINDIAGNTGPSTLDMIANNIFSMAELAKANHIKVILCSVLPAFDFFWKPNQNPAEKVIALNEMIKNYAVANNIIFVDYHSAMVDGRKGLPISYSNDGVHPNKTGYEVMAPILEKAIAIVL, encoded by the coding sequence ATGAAAAGCACAATATCACTTTACTTTATTATATTTTCAATACTATTTATGGGAGGAAAAGCGCAAGCACAAGATTGGCCGAATTTAAATAAATACCAAAATGAAAATACAAATCTTAAACCCGCAGAGGCCGGTCAAAAAAGAATTGTATTCATGGGAGATTCCATAACCGAATTTTGGTCTGTTATAGACGGGGAATACTTTGCTACAAAACCCTATATCAATCGGGGAATTAGTGGCCAAACAACCCCTCAAATGCTAGTACGCTTTAGAGCCGATGTTATTACCTTAAAACCAACAGCAGTGGTGATTTTAGCAGGAATAAATGATATTGCAGGAAATACAGGTCCATCGACACTGGATATGATTGCTAATAATATTTTCTCAATGGCCGAATTAGCAAAAGCAAATCATATCAAAGTGATTCTTTGTTCTGTTTTACCAGCTTTTGATTTCTTTTGGAAACCCAACCAAAATCCGGCTGAAAAAGTAATAGCCTTGAATGAAATGATAAAAAATTATGCTGTAGCCAATAACATAATATTCGTCGATTATCATTCAGCTATGGTTGACGGAAGAAAAGGATTACCAATTTCGTATTCTAATGACGGCGTACATCCTAACAAAACAGGCTATGAAGTCATGGCTCCTATACTAGAAAAGGCAATAGCTATCGTTTTATAA
- the rlmD gene encoding 23S rRNA (uracil(1939)-C(5))-methyltransferase RlmD, translating to MAKKNTDKVVFHQIKVLDAGAKGVSVAKAPDGKVVFIPNVVPGDVVDVQTFKKRKAYYEGKAIHFHEYSEHRVEPICEHFGVCGGCKWQNMKYSQQLYYKQNEVKNHLQRIGKIELPEFEPILGSEKQFFYRNKMEFSFSNSRWLTEKEIDSTEDLGNRNALGFHIPKMWDKILDINKCHLQEDPSNAIRNEVRAFANEHGLTFFNPRAHEGLLRTLMLRTASTGEIMVLIQFFENDKANRELLLDHLYEKFPQITSLQYVVNNKANDTLYDTDIKLYKGRDYILEEMEGLKFSINAKSFYQTNSDQAYELYKITRDFAGLTGNEIVYDLYTGTGTIAQFVSKKAKKVIGVESVPDAIKDAKANAVRNEITNCEFFVGDMKVVFNDDFIAQHGHPDVIITDPPRDGMHKDVIEQIMKIAPEKVVYVSCNSATQARDLALMDEKYKVTRVRPVDMFPQTHHVENVVLLERRN from the coding sequence ATGGCAAAGAAAAATACAGACAAAGTTGTCTTTCATCAAATAAAAGTCCTTGATGCTGGTGCAAAAGGCGTTTCGGTAGCAAAGGCTCCGGATGGTAAAGTAGTTTTTATCCCGAATGTGGTTCCGGGTGATGTGGTTGATGTGCAGACTTTCAAGAAGCGCAAGGCCTATTACGAAGGAAAAGCAATTCATTTTCATGAATATTCAGAACATCGTGTAGAACCTATTTGCGAGCATTTTGGTGTTTGCGGCGGTTGTAAATGGCAAAATATGAAGTACAGCCAACAATTGTATTACAAGCAAAATGAGGTGAAAAATCATTTGCAACGCATCGGAAAAATAGAACTTCCGGAATTTGAACCGATTCTTGGTTCAGAAAAACAGTTTTTTTACAGAAACAAAATGGAATTTTCGTTTTCGAACAGCCGTTGGTTGACCGAAAAAGAAATTGACAGCACCGAAGATTTAGGAAATAGAAACGCACTTGGTTTTCACATTCCGAAAATGTGGGACAAAATCCTGGACATCAACAAATGTCATTTGCAGGAAGATCCTTCGAATGCGATACGTAATGAAGTGAGAGCTTTTGCGAATGAGCATGGTTTGACTTTCTTTAATCCGAGAGCGCATGAAGGATTATTGAGAACTTTGATGTTGCGTACGGCTTCGACTGGTGAAATTATGGTTTTGATTCAGTTTTTTGAAAATGATAAAGCCAACAGAGAATTACTTCTAGACCATCTTTACGAGAAATTTCCGCAAATTACTTCGCTGCAATATGTGGTGAACAATAAAGCCAACGATACTTTATACGATACTGATATTAAATTATACAAAGGAAGAGATTACATCTTGGAAGAAATGGAAGGTTTGAAATTTAGCATTAATGCCAAATCTTTTTACCAAACCAATTCGGACCAAGCCTATGAATTGTATAAAATAACACGCGATTTCGCTGGTCTTACTGGAAATGAAATCGTTTATGATTTGTACACTGGGACTGGAACTATTGCTCAGTTTGTTTCGAAAAAAGCAAAAAAAGTTATCGGTGTAGAAAGTGTTCCTGATGCGATTAAAGACGCCAAAGCAAATGCGGTGCGCAATGAGATAACCAATTGTGAGTTCTTTGTAGGAGATATGAAAGTGGTGTTCAATGATGATTTCATTGCTCAACACGGTCATCCTGATGTAATTATTACTGATCCGCCAAGAGACGGAATGCACAAAGATGTGATTGAACAAATCATGAAAATTGCTCCTGAAAAAGTAGTTTATGTAAGTTGTAATTCGGCTACACAAGCGCGTGATTTGGCTTTGATGGATGAGAAATACAAAGTGACTCGCGTACGTCCCGTAGATATGTTTCCACAAACGCATCACGTGGAGAATGTTGTACTTTTGGAAAGAAGAAATTAG
- a CDS encoding class I SAM-dependent RNA methyltransferase → MENNYKMIAKTFFGFEEILAKELQMLGAQNVEQGVRMVSFKGDKGFMYKANLALRTALKILKPIYFFKANNEQALYKGISSMNWSKLLNANQTFVIDTTVHSEYFNHSEFVSQKCKDAIVDQFRERTGQRPSIDKVHPDLRINIHIDKDQVSVALDTSGNALNQRGYRTATNIAPINEVLAAGILLLSGWDGQTDFLDPMCGSGTFLAEAAMIACNIPANINRKEFAFEKWNDWDNDLFDAISDSLLKRIREFHYTIKGFDKAPSAVQKAKDNIKNANLDEYVTIEEQNFFDTEKTSEGKLQMVFNPPYDERLDIHMEEFYKSIGDTLKKNYPGTNAWFITANLEALKYVGLKPSRKIKLFNAGLEARLVKYEMYEGSKRTKFQATNDSVE, encoded by the coding sequence ATGGAAAATAATTATAAAATGATTGCCAAAACCTTTTTTGGTTTTGAAGAAATATTAGCAAAAGAATTGCAAATGCTAGGCGCTCAAAACGTAGAGCAAGGGGTGAGAATGGTTAGCTTTAAAGGAGATAAAGGGTTTATGTACAAAGCAAATTTAGCTTTACGTACGGCTTTGAAAATCCTGAAACCTATTTATTTTTTCAAGGCAAATAATGAACAAGCTTTGTATAAAGGTATTTCGAGTATGAATTGGTCTAAATTATTGAATGCCAATCAGACTTTTGTGATTGACACAACGGTACATTCAGAATATTTTAATCACTCGGAATTTGTTTCTCAAAAATGTAAAGATGCAATCGTTGATCAGTTCAGAGAAAGAACCGGACAACGGCCAAGTATTGATAAAGTACATCCTGATTTAAGAATCAACATTCATATTGACAAAGACCAAGTTTCAGTCGCACTGGATACTTCCGGAAATGCATTGAACCAACGTGGGTATAGAACCGCTACTAATATAGCTCCTATAAACGAAGTCTTGGCAGCAGGAATTCTATTGCTTTCAGGTTGGGACGGTCAAACTGATTTCTTGGATCCAATGTGTGGTTCAGGAACATTCTTAGCCGAGGCGGCGATGATTGCCTGTAATATTCCGGCAAATATTAACCGTAAAGAATTTGCTTTCGAAAAATGGAACGATTGGGACAATGATTTGTTTGATGCTATTTCAGACAGTTTGTTGAAACGTATTCGAGAATTTCATTATACGATAAAAGGATTTGATAAAGCACCAAGTGCCGTTCAAAAAGCCAAAGACAATATCAAAAATGCTAATCTTGATGAGTATGTTACTATCGAGGAGCAGAACTTTTTTGATACTGAAAAAACTTCGGAAGGGAAATTACAGATGGTTTTCAATCCGCCGTATGATGAGCGATTGGATATTCACATGGAAGAATTTTACAAAAGTATTGGTGATACCTTGAAGAAAAATTATCCGGGTACAAATGCGTGGTTTATAACAGCTAATCTGGAAGCATTGAAATACGTAGGATTAAAACCTTCGAGAAAAATCAAGCTTTTTAATGCCGGTTTAGAAGCACGATTGGTAAAATACGAAATGTACGAAGGTAGCAAGAGAACTAAGTTTCAGGCAACAAATGATAGTGTTGAATAA
- a CDS encoding OsmC family peroxiredoxin, whose translation MKRNATAVWIGSLKEGAGKLTTQSTTLKDTQYSFKSRFEAGVGTNPEELIAAAHSGCFTMQLSAYITEGGFEIESIETKCDIELVEGTIITSHLTVNAKVKEITDDVFQQLVTKAEKNCPVSKLLNAAISTTATLA comes from the coding sequence ATGAAAAGAAATGCAACTGCAGTTTGGATTGGTTCATTAAAAGAAGGAGCCGGGAAACTAACCACACAAAGTACAACATTGAAGGATACTCAATATTCATTCAAATCTCGTTTTGAAGCAGGAGTAGGGACTAATCCAGAAGAATTGATTGCAGCGGCGCATTCTGGTTGTTTTACGATGCAACTTTCGGCCTATATTACTGAAGGAGGTTTTGAAATTGAAAGCATCGAAACGAAGTGCGATATTGAATTGGTAGAAGGAACTATAATAACTTCTCATTTAACTGTAAATGCAAAAGTGAAAGAAATAACAGATGATGTTTTTCAACAGTTAGTTACAAAAGCTGAGAAAAATTGTCCAGTATCTAAATTATTGAATGCGGCAATTTCTACTACTGCTACTTTAGCATAA
- the cysM gene encoding cysteine synthase CysM: MKPQKLLDLIGNTPLVETVNLVKNKNVKLLLKLEGNNPGGSVKDRAAYNMIKSALERGDIKKGDKLIEATSGNTGIALAMIAQLFNIEIELILPEDSTKERTQTMRAYGATVILTPADTGIIGSRDYADKKVAEGGYIMLNQFANDDNWKAHYKTTGPEIWNDTEGTVTHFVSAMGTTGTIIGTSTYLKEKNPTIQIVGAQPSDGSQIPGIRKWPQEYLPKIFDASKVDTIIEVSEQEAREMTKRLALEEGVFAGMSSGGSVAAALKIAETLESGVIVAIICDRGDRYLSSDLFD; the protein is encoded by the coding sequence ATGAAGCCACAAAAATTATTAGACCTGATTGGAAATACGCCTTTGGTGGAAACTGTAAATTTGGTTAAAAATAAAAACGTAAAACTTTTATTAAAACTCGAAGGAAACAATCCTGGTGGCAGCGTAAAAGACAGAGCGGCCTACAACATGATTAAATCCGCACTGGAAAGAGGCGATATAAAAAAAGGGGACAAACTTATTGAAGCAACCAGTGGAAATACCGGAATAGCCTTGGCGATGATAGCCCAATTATTTAACATCGAAATTGAATTAATTCTACCTGAAGATTCTACCAAGGAACGCACCCAAACCATGCGTGCTTATGGTGCCACCGTAATTTTAACTCCTGCAGATACTGGAATCATTGGGTCTAGAGATTACGCGGACAAAAAAGTTGCAGAAGGTGGTTATATCATGTTGAATCAGTTTGCAAATGATGACAACTGGAAAGCGCATTACAAAACAACAGGCCCAGAAATATGGAATGACACTGAGGGAACAGTAACTCATTTCGTTTCAGCAATGGGAACTACAGGAACAATTATAGGAACTTCTACTTATCTAAAAGAGAAAAACCCTACAATTCAAATCGTAGGTGCGCAACCAAGTGATGGTTCTCAAATCCCGGGTATCAGGAAATGGCCTCAAGAATATTTACCTAAAATTTTTGATGCCTCAAAAGTAGATACGATCATTGAAGTCTCCGAACAAGAAGCACGAGAAATGACCAAACGTTTAGCCCTTGAAGAAGGTGTTTTTGCAGGAATGAGCAGCGGTGGTTCCGTTGCGGCTGCCTTGAAAATTGCCGAGACTTTAGAATCAGGAGTTATTGTTGCTATTATCTGTGATCGTGGCGATCGTTATTTATCTTCGGATTTATTTGATTAA
- a CDS encoding bifunctional 2-polyprenyl-6-hydroxyphenol methylase/3-demethylubiquinol 3-O-methyltransferase UbiG, which produces MSAAQNPPTENELKSTENWYTSWFDTPYYHILYKERNYREAQVFMDNITHYLNLPEKAKVLDLACGKGRHSIYLNQLGFDVLGADLSENSINEASKNTNETLHFKVHDMREAFEEKYDAVFNLFTSFGYFENDEDNLTTLKAIKESLSEYGFAVIDFMNVTNVLETLVPEETKTVEGIDFHIKRYLKDGHIYKEIDFEDKGQKFHFVEKVKALTLKDFEELMEEAGIYLLDIFGDYKLKKFHKTDSERLIMIFK; this is translated from the coding sequence ATGTCTGCAGCACAAAATCCACCAACTGAAAACGAACTGAAATCAACTGAAAATTGGTACACGTCTTGGTTTGACACTCCGTACTATCACATTCTTTACAAAGAACGAAATTACAGAGAAGCCCAAGTTTTTATGGATAATATTACCCATTACCTTAATCTTCCTGAAAAGGCTAAAGTACTGGATCTAGCTTGTGGCAAAGGCCGTCATTCTATATATTTGAACCAATTAGGGTTTGATGTTCTTGGTGCCGATTTATCTGAAAACAGCATTAATGAAGCTTCTAAAAACACTAATGAAACACTGCATTTCAAAGTTCACGATATGCGCGAAGCTTTTGAAGAAAAATATGATGCCGTTTTCAACTTGTTTACCAGTTTTGGTTATTTCGAAAATGACGAAGACAATCTAACCACATTAAAAGCCATCAAAGAAAGCCTTTCAGAATATGGTTTTGCAGTGATTGATTTTATGAATGTTACTAATGTGCTCGAAACATTAGTTCCCGAAGAAACAAAAACAGTTGAAGGAATCGATTTTCATATCAAACGCTATCTAAAAGACGGTCATATTTACAAAGAAATTGATTTTGAAGACAAAGGTCAAAAATTCCATTTTGTCGAAAAAGTAAAAGCCTTAACCCTTAAAGATTTTGAGGAATTAATGGAAGAAGCCGGAATTTACCTATTGGACATTTTTGGTGATTACAAATTGAAAAAATTCCACAAAACAGATAGTGAACGACTAATCATGATTTTTAAATAG
- the epsC gene encoding serine O-acetyltransferase EpsC, which produces MTKDLIIKNISALKSHFSINYGIKTKTEAFTEKLFYTLFDANAPLDESIAELELQFKEISAIACKKPHALCDSSWDKFLESLPIVFEKLNQDAAYILENDPASNSIEEVYLAYPGFYAIAIYRLSHELYLLDLLLFSRLMSEYAHRITGTDIHAGATIASPFFIDHATGIVIGETTVIEKYVKIYQGVTLGALSVSKDMKSSKRHPTVEKNVCIYANATILGGETVIGKNSIIGGNAWVTKSIPAKSMVLNTTTTEVKIKEIN; this is translated from the coding sequence GTGACAAAAGATCTGATTATCAAAAACATTAGTGCCTTAAAAAGCCATTTTTCCATCAACTACGGAATAAAAACAAAAACAGAAGCCTTTACTGAAAAATTATTCTACACGCTATTTGATGCTAATGCTCCTCTAGATGAAAGTATAGCTGAACTTGAATTACAATTCAAAGAAATTTCAGCAATTGCTTGTAAAAAACCGCATGCTTTATGCGATTCTAGTTGGGATAAATTCCTTGAAAGCTTACCAATTGTTTTTGAAAAACTAAATCAAGATGCGGCTTACATTTTAGAAAACGACCCTGCTTCAAATAGTATCGAAGAAGTCTATTTAGCATATCCCGGATTCTACGCTATTGCCATATACAGACTAAGCCATGAACTGTATTTGCTAGACCTATTGCTTTTCTCCAGATTAATGAGCGAATACGCACATCGCATTACTGGAACTGACATTCACGCAGGAGCAACTATAGCATCGCCTTTCTTTATCGATCATGCCACCGGAATTGTAATTGGTGAAACGACTGTAATTGAGAAATATGTAAAAATTTACCAAGGAGTCACATTAGGAGCCTTAAGCGTAAGCAAGGATATGAAAAGTTCAAAAAGACATCCTACCGTGGAGAAAAATGTTTGTATTTATGCAAATGCAACAATTCTAGGTGGAGAAACAGTCATTGGTAAAAACAGTATCATTGGAGGAAATGCTTGGGTTACTAAATCTATTCCTGCAAAATCGATGGTACTCAATACTACAACTACAGAAGTAAAAATAAAAGAAATAAATTAG
- a CDS encoding sensor histidine kinase KdpD, with amino-acid sequence MELYRILSKVGFLKNSYAYKFLFVTFIGIHIPLIGLLFFILYAKHSVSPLSIVVFTLIMTLLATGITLWVLKKLIKPIELTSKALDAYRNTRVIPQLPTEFKDEAGLLMANIQESIRGNEKYINDKQDLVYLLSHDLRNFAGNSKTLAKFIVEENPTNTINEYADLIAQSMDQQLVFIETVIKLIKEEDEISKKVMNTKIVQIEPILGRVKEQVKQKLINKKIELITTIEVEQVLLRIDEDLLIRVLVNLIDNSIKFSFPESEIKVGVHFSEDQLAIVVSDSGIGFNPNYNEELFKKFTSRSRLGTANEPSTGIGLYLCRKIVEKYDGTLSAKSEGLNKGAVFSIFFDK; translated from the coding sequence ATGGAATTGTATCGTATATTATCAAAAGTCGGTTTTCTTAAAAATAGTTATGCCTATAAATTTCTATTTGTTACTTTCATAGGGATTCACATTCCATTGATTGGATTGTTATTTTTTATTTTATATGCGAAACATTCAGTATCTCCACTTTCGATTGTAGTTTTTACGCTGATCATGACTTTGTTGGCTACTGGGATTACCTTATGGGTTTTGAAAAAATTAATAAAGCCAATTGAATTGACCTCAAAAGCATTGGATGCATATAGGAATACGAGAGTGATACCCCAATTACCAACTGAGTTTAAAGATGAGGCAGGTTTGTTAATGGCTAATATACAGGAATCTATTAGAGGGAATGAAAAATATATTAATGATAAACAGGATTTAGTGTATTTGCTTTCGCATGATTTGAGAAATTTTGCAGGGAATTCAAAAACGTTAGCGAAATTTATTGTTGAAGAAAATCCAACGAATACTATTAATGAATATGCGGATTTGATTGCTCAGTCGATGGATCAACAACTTGTTTTTATAGAAACAGTTATTAAATTGATTAAAGAGGAAGATGAAATTTCAAAAAAAGTAATGAATACTAAAATTGTTCAAATTGAACCTATTTTAGGTCGCGTAAAAGAGCAAGTCAAGCAAAAACTGATAAATAAAAAAATAGAATTAATTACCACTATCGAAGTGGAGCAGGTTCTGTTGAGAATTGATGAAGATTTATTGATTCGGGTTTTAGTTAATTTAATTGATAATTCAATAAAATTCTCCTTTCCGGAAAGTGAAATAAAGGTTGGCGTTCATTTTAGCGAGGATCAATTGGCTATTGTCGTTTCTGATTCAGGAATAGGTTTCAATCCGAATTATAACGAAGAACTTTTTAAAAAATTTACCAGTAGAAGCAGATTAGGAACAGCTAATGAACCATCAACTGGTATAGGTCTGTATTTATGTAGAAAAATTGTTGAAAAGTACGATGGAACACTTTCTGCTAAAAGTGAAGGATTAAACAAAGGAGCTGTATTCTCTATCTTTTTTGATAAATAA
- a CDS encoding aldo/keto reductase, with translation MNYRRLGKTDFEISEISLGTWQVGGKWGSPFNDKTADQLINTAIDNGVNFIDTADVYENGLSETAVGRVVRSRSERIYVATKCGRHINPHVNEGYQPKVLQKFVEDSLRRTGLETLDLIQLHCPPTEVFYRPEIFEMFDRLKEQGKILNLGVSVEKVEEGLKAIEFPNVTTVQIIFNLFRQRPSELFFKEALKRDIGIIGRVPLASGLLTGKFNAQTTFDSQDHRNFNRNGAAFDKGETFSGINYELGLKAVEELKALFPNAANLAPIALQWILSFDEVSCIIPGASNESHVLSNLSVYDLPKLTYEKTAAMNEIYERYIKSEVHQLW, from the coding sequence ATGAACTATCGCAGACTGGGTAAAACAGATTTTGAAATCTCTGAAATATCACTTGGCACTTGGCAAGTAGGTGGAAAATGGGGTTCTCCTTTTAATGATAAAACTGCTGATCAGTTAATCAATACGGCTATTGATAATGGCGTAAATTTTATTGATACTGCAGATGTTTACGAAAATGGATTGAGCGAGACGGCTGTAGGCCGAGTGGTTCGTTCCCGTTCTGAACGTATCTATGTCGCTACCAAATGTGGCCGACACATCAATCCCCATGTGAATGAAGGATACCAGCCTAAGGTGCTACAAAAATTTGTAGAAGACAGCTTGAGAAGAACCGGTTTAGAAACATTGGATTTAATCCAATTGCATTGCCCACCCACCGAAGTATTTTACCGTCCGGAAATTTTTGAAATGTTTGATCGTTTGAAAGAGCAAGGGAAAATTTTAAACCTTGGTGTCAGTGTTGAAAAAGTGGAAGAAGGGCTAAAAGCTATTGAATTCCCAAATGTAACTACCGTACAGATTATTTTCAACCTTTTTCGCCAGCGTCCATCCGAACTCTTTTTCAAAGAAGCATTGAAACGGGATATTGGTATTATAGGCAGAGTTCCGCTAGCAAGCGGGCTTCTGACAGGGAAATTTAATGCTCAAACTACTTTTGACAGCCAAGATCACCGTAATTTTAATCGGAATGGAGCTGCTTTTGACAAAGGAGAAACATTCTCCGGTATTAATTACGAACTAGGCTTAAAAGCCGTCGAAGAATTAAAAGCTTTATTCCCAAATGCAGCAAATCTTGCTCCTATTGCTTTACAATGGATTTTAAGTTTTGATGAAGTAAGTTGTATCATTCCTGGTGCATCAAACGAAAGTCATGTATTGTCTAATTTATCTGTTTACGATTTGCCAAAATTAACCTATGAAAAAACTGCCGCTATGAATGAAATTTATGAGCGTTATATTAAATCTGAAGTACACCAGCTTTGGTAA